From a single Cyanobacteria bacterium QS_8_64_29 genomic region:
- a CDS encoding YggS family pyridoxal phosphate-dependent enzyme — MTVSSAAITERARQIRQELPDRVRLVAVSKTMPAEAIRAAHAAGIRDFGENFVQEAASKQQQLSDLDGIRWHLVGHLQRNKVKQALQHFHCIQSCDSLRLAQRLDRVAGDRGIRPPVCLQVKPRPDPNKYGWTFEGLWADLAELDRCRHLDVCGLMAILPLGLSQAEALEAFRSVRALADRIASQQLSQIRMQELSMGMSADYPLALQAGTTVVRLGQTIFGARS, encoded by the coding sequence ATCCGTCAGGAGCTGCCGGATCGCGTGCGCCTGGTGGCCGTTAGCAAAACCATGCCGGCCGAGGCCATCCGGGCCGCCCATGCAGCCGGCATCCGCGACTTTGGCGAAAACTTCGTCCAAGAAGCTGCCAGCAAGCAACAGCAGCTGTCGGATCTCGACGGCATCCGCTGGCACCTGGTGGGGCACCTGCAGCGCAACAAGGTCAAGCAAGCCCTGCAGCACTTTCACTGCATCCAGAGCTGCGATAGCTTGCGGCTGGCGCAGCGCTTGGATCGCGTTGCCGGCGACCGCGGCATTCGCCCGCCTGTCTGCCTGCAGGTCAAACCGCGCCCCGATCCCAACAAGTACGGCTGGACCTTTGAGGGCTTGTGGGCCGATCTCGCCGAGCTCGATCGCTGCCGCCATCTAGATGTGTGCGGCCTGATGGCAATCCTGCCGCTGGGGCTATCGCAAGCGGAGGCCCTGGAGGCGTTCCGCTCGGTGCGCGCCTTGGCCGATCGCATCGCTAGCCAGCAGCTGTCGCAAATCCGCATGCAGGAGCTATCGATGGGCATGTCCGCCGACTACCCGCTGGCGCTCCAAGCCGGAACGACCGTGGTGCGATTGGGCCAAACCATTTTTGGCGCCCGCTCTTGA
- a CDS encoding cell division protein SepF gives MNSVLAKLREFVSFDEPEAYDEYEDDLDRDETEGIAADAGGREERQRRYRPGVGAARSGSVAAGSNVIGMPGTSNGAFEVMVFEPRSFEKMPQVIQALRERKSVVLNLTMMEPDEAQRAVDFVAGGTYAMDGHQERVGESIFLFTPNSVKVTTHSGAVHETPSSSQSESVQPGAWATDPESLAQ, from the coding sequence GTGAATTCGGTATTGGCCAAGCTAAGAGAATTTGTCAGTTTTGACGAGCCCGAAGCTTACGACGAGTACGAAGACGACCTGGATCGCGACGAGACCGAAGGGATCGCGGCCGATGCCGGCGGGCGCGAGGAGCGCCAGCGTCGCTATCGGCCCGGCGTTGGTGCCGCTCGCAGCGGCAGCGTTGCGGCCGGGAGCAATGTCATCGGCATGCCCGGCACCAGCAACGGGGCATTTGAGGTCATGGTGTTCGAGCCGCGCTCGTTCGAGAAGATGCCGCAAGTCATTCAAGCCCTGCGCGAGCGCAAGTCGGTGGTGCTGAATTTGACCATGATGGAGCCCGACGAAGCGCAGCGGGCCGTCGACTTTGTCGCAGGCGGCACCTACGCCATGGACGGCCACCAAGAGCGCGTGGGCGAAAGCATTTTCCTGTTTACCCCCAACAGCGTCAAAGTCACTACCCATTCCGGCGCGGTCCACGAGACGCCCTCCTCGAGCCAGAGCGAGAGCGTGCAGCCCGGGGCTTGGGCGACCGATCCCGAGAGCCTGGCGCAGTAG
- the proC gene encoding pyrroline-5-carboxylate reductase yields the protein MSIALGIVGGGVMGEAILSRLLAQGRYAPEAILASDPSPQRREYLQQQYGIRVAADNREAATASDILLLATKPQVLDRVAPELAQPAPDSPKPLVVSILAGVRLARLEAALPGYPIVRAMPNTPATVGAGMTAIALSEQASTEQCQRARAILEAVGQVIELPEPLLDGATGVAGSGPAYVAMAIEALADGGVAAGLSRASAYQLALQTVLGTAQLLQASGQHPAELKDRVTSPGGTTIAAVGVLERAGFRAALADAVRAAQQRAGELGQ from the coding sequence GTGTCGATCGCGCTCGGGATTGTGGGGGGCGGCGTCATGGGAGAGGCCATCCTCTCCCGATTGCTCGCCCAAGGACGCTACGCACCTGAGGCCATCCTCGCCAGCGATCCGTCGCCGCAGCGGCGCGAATACCTGCAGCAGCAGTACGGCATCCGCGTTGCAGCGGACAACCGCGAGGCAGCGACCGCTAGCGACATCCTGCTGCTGGCCACCAAGCCGCAAGTTTTGGATCGGGTTGCCCCCGAGCTAGCGCAGCCCGCTCCCGATAGTCCCAAGCCGTTGGTGGTTTCGATCCTGGCTGGGGTCCGCTTGGCGCGACTGGAGGCGGCTCTGCCCGGCTATCCCATTGTGCGGGCCATGCCCAATACGCCCGCGACAGTGGGCGCTGGCATGACTGCGATTGCGCTCAGCGAGCAGGCCAGTACCGAGCAGTGCCAGCGAGCCCGTGCCATTTTGGAGGCCGTGGGCCAGGTCATCGAGCTGCCGGAACCCTTGCTGGATGGGGCAACTGGGGTGGCCGGTTCGGGGCCCGCTTATGTGGCTATGGCGATCGAGGCCCTGGCTGATGGTGGCGTGGCTGCTGGCTTGTCGCGCGCCAGCGCCTACCAGTTGGCCCTGCAGACCGTGCTGGGAACGGCACAGCTGCTGCAAGCATCCGGCCAGCACCCAGCCGAGCTCAAAGACCGCGTGACCAGCCCCGGTGGGACGACGATTGCAGCGGTGGGCGTGCTGGAGCGCGCCGGCTTTCGCGCCGCGCTAGCCGATGCCGTCCGAGCGGCGCAGCAGCGGGCCGGCGAGCTGGGCCAATAA
- a CDS encoding ferredoxin--nitrite reductase codes for MSANETEQQQQGSGFSEERTLDLMRKFSETYAQRSGTYFCSDPSITAVVIEGLAKHKEELGAPLCPCRHYEDKEAEVKAGYWNCPCVPMRERKECHCLLFLTEDHDFAGDRQQIDLDYVKEVRQDMT; via the coding sequence ATGAGTGCCAACGAAACCGAGCAACAACAGCAAGGCAGTGGGTTCAGTGAGGAGCGCACCCTCGACCTCATGCGCAAGTTCTCCGAGACTTACGCGCAGCGCAGCGGTACCTATTTTTGCTCGGATCCCTCCATTACGGCTGTGGTAATTGAGGGGCTCGCCAAGCACAAAGAAGAACTGGGGGCCCCGCTCTGCCCGTGCCGGCACTACGAGGATAAAGAAGCCGAGGTCAAAGCCGGCTACTGGAACTGTCCCTGCGTTCCCATGCGCGAGCGCAAAGAGTGCCACTGCCTGCTGTTTCTGACCGAGGATCACGATTTTGCCGGAGATCGGCAGCAGATCGATCTCGACTACGTCAAAGAGGTCCGCCAGGACATGACGTAA
- a CDS encoding DUF309 domain-containing protein — MALGLFWQGVEQFNRQAFYACHDTLEALWMEAPEWDRNFYQGILQIAVGCHHLSNHNWRGAVILLGEGMGRLQAYEPSYHGIDLERLLADSAQLLEALHQAGEAGVAQCARQLAGGEGPQIVPVATQA, encoded by the coding sequence ATGGCATTGGGCCTGTTTTGGCAGGGGGTAGAGCAGTTCAACCGGCAGGCGTTTTATGCTTGCCACGACACCCTAGAAGCGCTCTGGATGGAAGCGCCCGAGTGGGATCGCAACTTTTACCAGGGCATTCTGCAAATTGCCGTGGGCTGCCATCACCTCAGCAACCACAATTGGCGCGGAGCCGTTATTTTGCTGGGCGAAGGGATGGGACGTCTCCAGGCCTACGAGCCGAGTTACCACGGCATCGACCTCGAGCGCTTGCTAGCCGACAGCGCGCAGCTGCTCGAGGCCTTGCACCAAGCGGGCGAAGCGGGGGTCGCCCAATGCGCCCGGCAGCTCGCTGGCGGTGAGGGGCCCCAAATCGTGCCAGTTGCAACGCAGGCGTGA
- a CDS encoding folate-binding protein YgfZ: MTERVQPAPTHSAPDAARQATAIADRSHCGLISLSGEDCARFLQNQSTNDIQALQPGQGCQTVFVSSTARTVDLGWVYATESGYWLLVSPQRRQTLVERLDRYLFPLDRVELADRSDGCAVFVALGPNSDRLARELGAERLSAGVEGDHQAVPWGNATLRVAAGSGLALPGYTVIAPTQAAESVWVALTAAEVPILGERDWEQLRVCQGRPIPDHELTEDYNPLEAGLIGAISFHKGCYIGQETITRLNTYKGVKQRLWGIRLPAPVTEGTPIAVAGKTVGALTSCVETAEGGFGLGYVKTKAGGAGTRVSVGETEGELVAVPFLDHSYYDPGQ, from the coding sequence ATGACCGAACGGGTACAGCCAGCGCCCACTCACAGCGCCCCGGACGCTGCCCGCCAGGCAACCGCGATCGCCGATCGTTCTCACTGCGGCCTAATTAGCTTATCCGGCGAAGACTGCGCGCGCTTTCTGCAAAACCAAAGCACCAACGACATCCAGGCGCTGCAGCCAGGGCAAGGCTGCCAGACAGTGTTTGTGAGCTCGACAGCGCGCACGGTCGATCTGGGCTGGGTTTATGCCACCGAGAGCGGATACTGGCTGCTCGTCTCGCCCCAGCGGCGCCAGACGCTCGTGGAGCGGCTGGATCGCTACCTGTTTCCGCTGGATCGCGTCGAGCTCGCCGACCGCTCGGATGGCTGCGCCGTCTTTGTAGCCCTTGGCCCCAATAGCGATCGCCTGGCGCGCGAGTTGGGGGCCGAGCGACTGTCGGCAGGCGTCGAGGGCGACCACCAAGCCGTGCCGTGGGGCAATGCCACCCTGCGCGTTGCCGCCGGTAGCGGGCTGGCCCTACCGGGCTATACCGTCATTGCGCCTACCCAGGCAGCGGAATCGGTCTGGGTGGCCCTAACGGCGGCCGAGGTCCCCATCCTGGGCGAGCGGGACTGGGAGCAGCTGCGCGTTTGCCAAGGACGCCCCATCCCCGATCACGAGCTGACCGAGGACTACAACCCGCTAGAGGCGGGCCTGATCGGCGCGATTTCCTTTCACAAAGGCTGCTACATCGGCCAGGAGACGATCACGCGCCTCAACACCTACAAGGGCGTCAAGCAGCGGCTGTGGGGCATCCGCTTGCCCGCGCCAGTAACGGAAGGAACCCCCATAGCGGTTGCCGGCAAAACGGTGGGGGCGCTAACCAGCTGCGTCGAGACGGCCGAGGGCGGCTTCGGTTTGGGCTACGTCAAGACCAAAGCGGGCGGCGCCGGAACCCGCGTTAGCGTTGGCGAGACTGAAGGCGAGCTGGTTGCCGTCCCGTTTCTGGACCACAGTTACTACGACCCCGGCCAGTAA